A region of Lycium barbarum isolate Lr01 chromosome 1, ASM1917538v2, whole genome shotgun sequence DNA encodes the following proteins:
- the LOC132608020 gene encoding uncharacterized protein LOC132608020, protein MEIKTDGNDGSLVLIKQGAEARVFESTFVGSRRCIIKERFSKKYRHPTLDSKLTLKRLNAEARCMTKARRLGVVTPVLYAVDPVMHTLTFEYVEGPSVKDIFLEFGLAGVDEERMADIATQIGNAIGKIHDGGLVHGDLTTSNMLFRSAANQLVLIDFGLSFTSTLPEDKAVDLYVLERALLSMHSSCGNVMDQILAAYKKSSKQWSSTWNKLAQVRQRGRKRTMVG, encoded by the exons ATGGAAATCAAGACAGATGGAAATGATGGATCCTTGGTTTTAATCAAGCAAGGAGCTGAGGCT AGGGTATTTGAGTCAACATTTGTGGGCAGTAGGAGGTGTATTATCAAGGAACGGTTTTCAAAGAAATACAGGCATCCGACATTGGACTCAAAACTCACTCTTAAACGGTTGAATGCG GAGGCAAGGTGCATGACAAAAGCTAGACGGCTTGGTGTTGTTACTCCAGTGCTTTACGCTGTTGACCCTGTTATGCATACTCTCACCTTTGAATATGTCGAAGGTCCTTCTGTGAAAGATATATTCCTTGAGTTTGGATTAGCTGGTGTTGACGAAGAACGGATGGCTGATATTGCAACACAGATTGGTAATGCTATTGGCAAAATACACGATGGTGGCCTAGTCCATGGCGATTTGACAACATCAAACATGTTATTCAGGAGTGCTGCCAATCAGCTG GTGTTAATTGACTTTGGCCTAAGCTTTACTTCAACGCTTCCAGAAGATAAAGCAGTTGATTTGTATGTACTAGAACGTGCTTTACTCTCTATGCACTCCTCTTGTGGAAATGTG ATGGACCAGATACTTGCTGCATACAAGAAATCCTCAAAGCAGTGGTCATCAACATGGAACAAGCTTGCCCAAG TGAGGCAAAGAGGAAGAAAGCGCACAATGGTTGGTTGA